The following DNA comes from Vibrio gigantis.
CAGAGGTAGTTTTATCTTCGCTTTGACCCTGAGCCCCAATACCTAAACCACCGACTTTGATTCCCAAGCTTCCTTTGGTTGTAGAGCCTTCAGCCGCTACTACCGCTACGTCAAAGTCAATCTGGTGAACAACCTTTCTTAATTTGCCTGAACGCTCATCTGCCAAATAACCATATACTTTTTGATCATCTGCTCCATTAGTTCCAATTACATTCCTAGGATTCACTACAGCACTAGAATCTTTTAATTCTTCAGAAGCACTTTCTATACCTCTAGAGATTTGAACTAACGCTGTGCTTATAAATTGATCTAATTCCATCGTACCTCCAATTTTCTAACAGTTATTAGACAGAGAAATTCTGTATTTAAATGCAGAGTTTTTCTGTCTAGTTTTTTATGTAGCTTATTTTAATCGACTTACTTTATTCATAACAACAGCTTATCGTTCTTAGCTTGTGATTGAACAAGAAAATGTAGATTTTTTCTGTCTAACAAGATCAAATGTAGAAAAGATGAGTTCTGTGCTTAGTGGTATTGTTAAAACAAGATTACTATTGACAATAAAGACAATATCCCCGCTTCCAAAAAACCAGTTATTTACTCATTTATAGTTAAGGTAAAAATTGAAAAATATCGAGATTAACTTAAAGAAAAGTATTCTCTAGATTCAAATAAAGCGGATTTTAATAACTCCCGACCCTTCATACGTTTACGATAAATAATAAAGATAGATTTTATAAAAACAGCTTGATCAATAAGAATTTTTGTAAACTTTGAATTACATACTCTAAAAATAAATCTCCCTGATAAACTTGTCATAATTTCAAATGTTCTTCCAATCTTGATTCGCAACACATGGCATTAGCGTGTTGCATATAGACTTCCTATAAAGCCGTTGGGAAGAAGGAGTTTATATTAAAATCAGGAACGAAAAATGAACCAACAACGTCAACTAAGCTGGAAAATAGCAGCTATTCTAGGTACATCTTTTGGCTTCAATGCACACGCTGCAGAAATGGTCAGAGTCGATAATGATGCATTACTACAACAAAGCCTCGTCGCGCAGTCGAAGAGTGTTGCTCCACTTGAATTAGGTTTTTCTGAAGTTAAACGGGTGGTATTACCCAATGGAAAAACGAAAGTCCGCTACCAACAAACTCACCTAGGTTTACCCGTCTTTGATACTTCGGTCGTGGCCACTCTCTCCAAGAACCAACCCACTCAGGTGTTCGGTTCCATGGCACAGGGAATCAGTGGCGACCTGTCCAGTATCGCGCCAAAACTGAATCGAGAACAAGCGATTGAAGCTGCGATATCCTCTCACCGCACGTTTACCGTCGGCAAAAAGTCCATTGAAAATAAAAACGCGAAACTGATGGTGAGATTGGATGAGAACCAAGTCGCCCAAGTGGTGTATCTGGTCGATTTCTTTATCGCGTCCTCTATGCCAGAGCGCCCTTTCTACTTTATTGATGCCACGACTGGTGATGTGCTCCAAAAATGGAATGGACTAAACCACGCTAAAGCATTAGGTACTGGCCCAGGTGGCAACCTCAAAACCACTCGATATGAATATGGCAGTGACTTCCCTAGCTTTCCCATCGACAAAACAGGGACGACTTGTACGTTAGAAAATGAATCAGTTAAGACAGTCGATTTGAGGAACGGAACGTCTGGCAGCGCAGCCTACAGTTACAACTGTGCCGACGGAACCAACTACACCGATCATAAATACATCAACGGGGCTTACTCGCCTCTTAACGATGCGCACTACTTTGGTAATGTCGTGTTTGATATGTACAAAGAGTGGATGAACACATCGCCTTTAACTTTCCAGCTGACGATGCGAGTTCATTACAGCACAGATTATGAAAATGCCTTCTGGAATGGTACATCCATGACTTTTGGAGATGGCAAAAATACCTTTTACCCATTAGTCGATATTAACGTGAGTGCTCACGAAGTCAGTCACGGGTTCACCGAGCAAAACTCCGGTCTTGTGTACAGAAATATGTCGGGTGGTATGAATGAAGCCTTCTCAGACATTGCGGGCGAAGCGGCTGAACACTACTTGCGTGGCAATGTGGATTGGGTGGTCGGTAGCGATATATTCAAATCAGAGGGTGGCTTGCGTTACTTTGATCAACCTTCAAAAGATGGCCGTTCGATTGATCATGCCTCTCAATACTACGATGGTTTGAACGTTCACTTATCTAGCGGTGTTTATAACCGCGCCTTTTACCTTTTAGCAAACAAATCGGGTTGGAATGTACGTAAGGGCTTCGAAATATTCACAGTCGCAAACCAGCTGTATTGGACGGCAAACAGCACCTTTGATGCCGGTGCGTGTGGCGTAGCGAAAGCCGCAGCAGACATGGGTTATGTGGTTGCCGATGTTGAAGATGCTTTTAATACCGTAGGCGTGAATGCAAGTTGTGGTGTAACGCCTCCAACGGGCAATGTATTAACGAAAGGCACACCGGTTTCGAACCTAAGCGGGAATCAATCCTCAGAGAGCTTCTACACCTTCACTGTTGATTCTGCATCAAACGTGACGGTTTCAATGTCTGGTGGTTCAGGTGATGCCGACCTTTACGTGAAATCGGGAAGCAAGCCAACCACATCCAGTTACGACTGTCGCTCTTATCGTGCTGGCAATAATGAACAGTGCAGTGTGAGCGCGCAACCGGGCGTGACTTATCATGTGTTACTGCGCGGATACTCAAACTATTCTGGCCTAACGTTGCGTTTAGATTGAGTTAGCGCGTAGAGCGAAGCGCTGAAGATAACAACCAATAACAAAGCCTACTCACATGAGTAGGCTTTATTGCTTATTAAAAGGCTGGCTTGTTCTAGAGACTTAGACGACCTATTAAGAAGCCAAATTGATCACGCAGACAGTTTTAAGATTTCACTGGTAAACAATTCTCTCAACCATCGGTTGACGATGTCGTCATTGCGGTTGTTGTGCCAATACACGCTCAGTGACGGTTTGGTGTACTCGAACGGCAACTCTAACATCTTTATTTTTTCTTCATCGAAATACGCTTTCGCCACGCTTTTAGGGAAAGTTGCGATCCAGTCACTGTTGTAGATGGTGTCTGAAAAGTCAGCGATTGAATTCAGCTTTCTTGCCACTTTCCTCTCTGAAAAGATTGGGCTGTGAAACTCGGTAAGCTGGTTAACTCGGTAGTTATCATGCGTGAGCGTCACATGCTTTTCTGAAAGATATTGCTCTAAGCTCACCTTATCTTCTATCTGAGGGTGATCTTGGCTACACACAATACACAACTCATCACCCCATACTTCTTGGCTTAATAAGGTTGGATGTGCGTGAGTTAAGTCGACAACAAGGTCGATCTTTTTCTCTCGTATGTCGGTCGCCATGTCTTCTTTGATGTTCACGATTTCAATAACGCAATCTGGTGCTTCTTTCTGAATCCTATCCAGAACTTGCGGCAGAGTAACGCTGCTGGAAATACTCATCGCGGCAATTCTAAATGTGTAACGGCACTCTTTCGGATCAAAGTCGTGCGTTTCAGGCAAAGACTGCGAAACAAGCTTTTGCGCTTGCTTGAAGATTGGATACAAGTCATTCGCGACTGGTGTAGGTTCGAGCGTGTATGATTTTCTAACGAAGAGCAGATCGCGATATTCATCTCGAAGCTGCTTCAAGTGAGCGCTGAGACTAGGTTGCGAAATGTTGAGCCGTTCTGCTGCGTACGTTAGGTTTCCTTCTTCATATATCGCAATAAAGTAATAGATGAGGTTCAGATTAAATCGTTTCATTCGAGCCCTTTAGGCAATCATATAGTTTAATAAACGAGCACAACATAATATCGTTCAGGTAACGCCACATTATCACTTTTCATTCCCATACTTTGGTTAGGGCTATGACAACACAATGTTAAAACACCCAAGAGAAATAACACGAACTAGTATGGTAGGATGTAACAAAATAAAACAAAAAATAAATAAGACTTTGGTTTATATAAAGATATAGTTTTTCCTGATATCTAGTATAGGTGTAGCTTTATATTAGGATTCGCTTGATTTTGTCATAATTACCGATTCCTAAATAAACACTTATAGATATAGAGAATGATGAACCGATTTGTAAAGCCGATAATAATCTCAGCGAGCCTTATTACCTTATTTGGTTGTGTAGGTAGTAATGCAGTAACAGGTAAATTGATGGAGTTTAACGTTAAGGCCGTTGATAACCGTTACGCTCGTGGTGGCTTAAACATGCTTCTTGCACCTGCATACGGTATTACCGTTGCTGCCGATTACATCGTGTTTAACTCGCTGGAATTTTGGACGGGTAAGAACCCAATCAACAAGAAGCCACATATTTTCGATTCTAAGGTTGATACTTACATCGACATCAATGACCAACTGGATGATAGCCTAACAGATGCACCTATCGATCCATTGGCAAAGCATGTGATTGACCACAGTGAAATGAAAGTACTTAACCAAGACGAAATCGCAGTTGAGCTAACCTACAATGACGGTACTCGCGCGACTCTAACCGGTCAACGTTTCGGTGATACAGTTCACTACTCTATTGATAACCAAGTGATAGTAAAAACAAGCTTGGAAGAGATGCAGACGTACATCGCATCAGCTGAGCAGTCGTAACAGTCAGTATTTATAACAGTTAGTATTTGTAACAACAGTCAGTGCTTATAAAAAAGAGGGTTAGCCATAAAGCTAACCCTCTTTTTTTGTGTATCTTCTGCTATTTCAATATTCTTATCCGCTATTAGCTCACTAAGCCGACTCGACAATCGCAAACCTGATTCGTTGAGCCTTTATCCCTCCTCTAAAAAGCCTCACCACTAGGCTAGTTAATAATTTGGTTAGTAAGCTATTGATTGGTTTATAAATTCAGAGATATCAAGTCAGCATCAATTTAATATTTTATAAATTGTTTAAATTGAGATCCTGTGCTGCACAACGAGGTAAAAATAACTGTCTAACTTTTAAACACATTCACGTTGCTGATAGGTTAATCCTTGTAGGGCAAATGCTCTATTAATGATAAAAATTAAAATAAGGATTATTTATGAGACCATCTTTTTCTATCAGTATGGTGCTTGCAACGACAGTGGTTGGCTTCCAGTCCTATGCAAATAATATCGACACAACTAACTCAATCTCTCTTTCGGAGAATACTTCAGCACAAAAGCAATCTTTGGCGTTGCAAATCAGCGCCCGCTACTCGGATCTTGAGCTTTCTTTAAAAGACCAGATAACAGAAAAGCAACTGTCTGCTCCGATAGACAAGCTTAACTCAGACAAGCCCTACTCCACGTTTTCAAGCAAGATGCAGAAAGCCGATCTTGGTTATCGCAAGATGAAAGGAATCAATAATTTCAGCGACTCTGTGCTAGAGATTCGCATGGCCGATGAAGCGATGATTGAAGCTTGGAAGAATGGTGAAAGCCCGCTGTTTGCGTTTGAGCCATCAGGCGATGATTCGGATTGGCAATACATTGAAGCGTATGACGTTTATGGACAAGTTCATGAGTTAGATGTGTACCAAATGCCCGACGTTCCAGTGTTTGTTATTGATAGTAACGGCTCAGAAGAACTCAAAGCAGGCTTAATGGCGATGCAGGCCGAGATGAACAAGCTAGGTACTGCAACACAAATCAATTCCGACTCCAAAACCACCAGCGACAGTGAAGACAGTATAGGGAGTAAAAACGGTAAGGTTCAGAAGCAAACGTTTATGGGTACAGCTCAACGCTCGATGGCAATGCAGGAACCTGAGCCGTTGAATACTACACAATTAACGAAAATCCGTTTGGCTGTCGACCAAGAACCGTGGATCTCTGGCAAAGCTGAAATCTATGCCATTGTGACGGGTGTCGATTCAAGTCGTTTAGAGCCACAAATAGACCTCGTTGAGATGCCATATCTGGATTATGACAAACAGACGTACTATCCAAATCAAACCGTTATCTTCTGGCCTCGCTACCGCTGGGGCGCTGCAGATATGATCTTGATGGAACACGATGATGGCATGGATTACAAAGCGTTAGCCAAGCTGCTAGTTCAAGCCGCAGAAGAAATTTTGAAGATGATTCCTGATCCAGAAGTTCAGGGTTACGCGATCATTCCTCAAATCACAGGTAAAATCATTGATGTGATTCCTGATGGTGTATTAGTCAATGACGATGACTTCGTGGACGTGTACTACACCTTAATGCAAAACACTCCTTATGTAGACCGTCCGGGCGCAGGCGGAAATGCTGTCGCATCGTTTGAACCCGTCACGATTTTACCTACCGAATAATAGGTTTGCACAGCTTAGGGCTGCTCTATCTTGATCCCTAGCCTGCCCTTTATTATTTGAGATAGCTAAGCGTATATGCTCTAAGTAAATCTACTTTGGGTATATACGCTTCTATCAGTTTGAGCATAGATCTTTACACTGTTAAGAGCAGACAGAATCAAACTGATTACAACGAATAATCAAACACGATAATGTCGTCTAGTAACGGACGAAACACATCTTTCAGCGCGTCATGCTCTGGGTGTGGGAGGTAATTCTGACGGCCTTCTTCATCAGCAAACGTCATTAGTACCGAGTGGGTATAACCTTGGTTCTTGTTTTCAGGGCTGTCATTTAGCCCCCACTCGACTGAAGTAACCCCTTCAACCTTGTTCGGCATCGCTTCAAACAACATCTTTAGTTTTTGAACCTCTGAAGCCTCAGCGCTCTCTCTAAACTTAATCAGTAAAATATGACGAATCATTCCCGTTTCTTTTCGATTCATTCTTAATCCTTTTCGAGTCTTCGTTTATTTGTGTGTCATTCGAGCCCACACCAGTCGCAAGCTAACGTTAATAGAAAGACAAAATGCCACAGGTTACAGATACTGCCAAGGCTAGATGACTGAATTTTATAAAAGATTTTCAAGCCCAAAACGAAAAACGCTGCACCCGAAGGCACAGCATTTTCCATGGACATGGTAAGCACAGATTAAGCGTTAGTCGCGACGACCAGTCAGCTGAATCGCTTGGTCTTGATCAACGCTCGTTTGAAATTTCACTCCACCGACAGCGGCTTCGTTTCTTCCTTTCAGTGTTAAATCAGACTCAACGCGCTCTACGTTAACTTGATTATGATTACTCATCGTCATATCGATGGTACCAGTGTAAGAACCATCTGCAGCAAAAGCTGTATTCATTGAAATAGCCATTAAGCCTAGTGCGATTAACTTGTTCATACATCACCTCGTTCTATTTTTATACTGTATTGTTTTGTTGAGATAACTTTAGCGCTCCAGTGATAGCGACACGAGGAAAAGCAGGATTTACCAAACGGAAAATCAAAGGATTAGAGAATTCTGACTTAGTGCTGTCTTATGGGTTTTACATTAGCGCTATGATATTAGGGTCACATGATCTTTACGCTTTAGCTACGCCAAAGATTAGTATCGTTACCATCTAAGCAATTTGGAGTGCTTGTGGACATCAATCTAGATATTCAGAATATCTTGGTCATCAAACGTATGTACGAACTTCGCAATGTGGGGTTAGTTGCGGAGTCACTAGGAAAAACTTCAGGGGCGATAAGTAAGAACCTTTCGAAGTTAAAAATACAGCTCGATGATCCGCTGTTCATTCAAACCAAACACGGGTTTGAACCAACGACTTTTGTTGAGACCAATATCGAGAACTTTGAGCAGATATTGAGCAGCGTTGAAGCGATAAAACACCAAGTATTCTCACCAGAAACTTACCATGGCGATATCAAAATCTACGCGAACACACTGTTCTGGGAGCGCTTTGGCTCGAAGCTCTACTTCACACTGACCAAAGAAGCCCCGCATGCTCGCTACTCATTCGTTAGATGGGGCAGCAATGTTAAGAACAGGCTCATCGACGGCGAGGAGTCCGTGGCGGTTCACTACTTTGATGAGACCCTACCGCAGTCGATTTCTCAAATGGAATTCGGAAAAGGAAAAGTGGTGTTCTTCGTAAGAGATGATCATCCGGCGAAAGACTTTGAGTCGCTTGCCGACTATCCAATCATTCTCTTTAAAACCCCAGGGTGGAATGACAATAAATACCCAATCCTTGAGCGCCTTAAAAATATCGGTTTTCACGTCAATCCGCGAGTGGAAGTTGATCACCCTGCAATGATTCACGACATCGTCTTAAAATCTGACTATTTTGGTATAACCCTAGATGGCAGCGTACCAGACGGTTGCAGCAGTATTGATTTACCTGAAAATCTAACGATCGATGTGAGCTATGTGATGAGCTGCCGCCGTTCGCAAAAAGACGCGCCTTTGAATCAATGGCTATTTAAAATGCTGAAAACCACACTGGAAAACAAGTAAACCTAGCCACTAAAAACCGACCGATAACGGCTTCACTGTTCCAGCCCCCGCTTCAGAAAATAAAAGGCTCCGAGAGGAGCCTTTGATTATGGTTCTGATGACTATTCGCTTATTTTATTATTTCAAAATGCTTCTTCGAGCCTTGGTTCGCTCTTTTTTTCTGGTTGATACTCATAGGCTTCCACCTCTTTCAGACGAGCGGTGAAGTGCCTTAACACTGGCGGTTCATAGACAAAATCGAGCCCTTTCACATTACTCGCGTTCTCTTTTACTTTCTCGAACGCTTCAATAATGAAATCCATATGAGTTTGTGTGTAAGTCGCACGTGGAATGGTTAAGCGCAATAGCTCTGCAGGACACGGATGTTGCTCGCCCGTTACCGGGTCACGACCTTGTAGCAAGGAACCGATCTCAACCGCTCTGATACCGGCGACTTTATACAGTTCACACGCCAAAGCATGAGCAGGGAACTGACCAGCAGGAATATGAGGAAGCAATTTACCCGCATCAACAAACGCAGCATGACCGCCCGCTTGCTGACACACAATACCTATCGCCTCTAAGCCATCAACCAAGTATTGAACTTGACCAATGCGATACTCCAACCAATCTTGACGCATGCCGTCATAAAGGCCAACCGCAAGGCGTTCCATTGCACCGCCCTCTAAGCCACCATAGGTTGGGAAGCCTTCTTGCACCACACACAAGGTT
Coding sequences within:
- a CDS encoding M4 family metallopeptidase, yielding MNQQRQLSWKIAAILGTSFGFNAHAAEMVRVDNDALLQQSLVAQSKSVAPLELGFSEVKRVVLPNGKTKVRYQQTHLGLPVFDTSVVATLSKNQPTQVFGSMAQGISGDLSSIAPKLNREQAIEAAISSHRTFTVGKKSIENKNAKLMVRLDENQVAQVVYLVDFFIASSMPERPFYFIDATTGDVLQKWNGLNHAKALGTGPGGNLKTTRYEYGSDFPSFPIDKTGTTCTLENESVKTVDLRNGTSGSAAYSYNCADGTNYTDHKYINGAYSPLNDAHYFGNVVFDMYKEWMNTSPLTFQLTMRVHYSTDYENAFWNGTSMTFGDGKNTFYPLVDINVSAHEVSHGFTEQNSGLVYRNMSGGMNEAFSDIAGEAAEHYLRGNVDWVVGSDIFKSEGGLRYFDQPSKDGRSIDHASQYYDGLNVHLSSGVYNRAFYLLANKSGWNVRKGFEIFTVANQLYWTANSTFDAGACGVAKAAADMGYVVADVEDAFNTVGVNASCGVTPPTGNVLTKGTPVSNLSGNQSSESFYTFTVDSASNVTVSMSGGSGDADLYVKSGSKPTTSSYDCRSYRAGNNEQCSVSAQPGVTYHVLLRGYSNYSGLTLRLD
- a CDS encoding LysR family transcriptional regulator, with amino-acid sequence MKRFNLNLIYYFIAIYEEGNLTYAAERLNISQPSLSAHLKQLRDEYRDLLFVRKSYTLEPTPVANDLYPIFKQAQKLVSQSLPETHDFDPKECRYTFRIAAMSISSSVTLPQVLDRIQKEAPDCVIEIVNIKEDMATDIREKKIDLVVDLTHAHPTLLSQEVWGDELCIVCSQDHPQIEDKVSLEQYLSEKHVTLTHDNYRVNQLTEFHSPIFSERKVARKLNSIADFSDTIYNSDWIATFPKSVAKAYFDEEKIKMLELPFEYTKPSLSVYWHNNRNDDIVNRWLRELFTSEILKLSA
- a CDS encoding DUF3332 family protein — protein: MMNRFVKPIIISASLITLFGCVGSNAVTGKLMEFNVKAVDNRYARGGLNMLLAPAYGITVAADYIVFNSLEFWTGKNPINKKPHIFDSKVDTYIDINDQLDDSLTDAPIDPLAKHVIDHSEMKVLNQDEIAVELTYNDGTRATLTGQRFGDTVHYSIDNQVIVKTSLEEMQTYIASAEQS
- a CDS encoding DUF3103 domain-containing protein is translated as MRPSFSISMVLATTVVGFQSYANNIDTTNSISLSENTSAQKQSLALQISARYSDLELSLKDQITEKQLSAPIDKLNSDKPYSTFSSKMQKADLGYRKMKGINNFSDSVLEIRMADEAMIEAWKNGESPLFAFEPSGDDSDWQYIEAYDVYGQVHELDVYQMPDVPVFVIDSNGSEELKAGLMAMQAEMNKLGTATQINSDSKTTSDSEDSIGSKNGKVQKQTFMGTAQRSMAMQEPEPLNTTQLTKIRLAVDQEPWISGKAEIYAIVTGVDSSRLEPQIDLVEMPYLDYDKQTYYPNQTVIFWPRYRWGAADMILMEHDDGMDYKALAKLLVQAAEEILKMIPDPEVQGYAIIPQITGKIIDVIPDGVLVNDDDFVDVYYTLMQNTPYVDRPGAGGNAVASFEPVTILPTE
- a CDS encoding Dabb family protein yields the protein MNRKETGMIRHILLIKFRESAEASEVQKLKMLFEAMPNKVEGVTSVEWGLNDSPENKNQGYTHSVLMTFADEEGRQNYLPHPEHDALKDVFRPLLDDIIVFDYSL
- a CDS encoding LysR family transcriptional regulator — translated: MDINLDIQNILVIKRMYELRNVGLVAESLGKTSGAISKNLSKLKIQLDDPLFIQTKHGFEPTTFVETNIENFEQILSSVEAIKHQVFSPETYHGDIKIYANTLFWERFGSKLYFTLTKEAPHARYSFVRWGSNVKNRLIDGEESVAVHYFDETLPQSISQMEFGKGKVVFFVRDDHPAKDFESLADYPIILFKTPGWNDNKYPILERLKNIGFHVNPRVEVDHPAMIHDIVLKSDYFGITLDGSVPDGCSSIDLPENLTIDVSYVMSCRRSQKDAPLNQWLFKMLKTTLENK